A window of the Arachis duranensis cultivar V14167 chromosome 5, aradu.V14167.gnm2.J7QH, whole genome shotgun sequence genome harbors these coding sequences:
- the LOC107490056 gene encoding uncharacterized protein LOC107490056 — protein MNTTPFMDKQIMDLTHSGSSQSKDLIDLINNNNHNHKHNNTDDEDERVESQLEHHRQETLNNNLNGIGVTKDDIIPSYDFQPIRPLAASSPNYDSAPNLAASAAFSTRSWNSDSNANTSPPRPLIKSYSSLDTIEPTKVAAVGKDQKALDAIILSEIDQTMKKHMENLLHVMEGVSARLTQLESRTHRLENSVDDFKVSVGNNHGSTDGKLRQLENILREVQSGVQTVKDKQDILEAQLQLAKLQVSKTDQQSETQTSVVTNPIQQGASAPQQSQPQFPPHANLPQSIPAVPSPNAPPQPPPQQGLPPPIQLANQFPQNQIPAVPQRDSYFTPPPPVQPQEAPNQQYQVPPTQQPHPQPGAPPHQQYQQSPHPQFSQPAPHIPQQQPAPHLPQQPPAITPVNLPQIQSSLGQHVEETPYVPSQNYPPTLHQPTSQPPSGPPPTQQYYGAPTHAYEPPSSRPNPGYSSGYGTLSAPAEPYRYGGSSQYGGTPALKPQQLPTASSVSPSSGSGYPQLPTARVLPQALPTASVASGGSGSTGGGNRVPIDDVVDKVSSMGFPRDHVRATVRKLTENGQSVDLNAVLDKLMNDGELQQRGWFNR, from the exons ATGAATACGACGCCGTTTATGGACAAGCAGATTATGGATCTCACCCACTCAGGTTCTTCACAGAGCAAGGACCTCATCGacctcatcaacaacaacaaccataATCACAAACACAACAACACTGATGACGAAGATGAACGTGTTGAATCCCAACTAGAACATCATCGTCAAGAAACCCTAAATAATAATCTCAATGGGATTGGGGTCACCAAAGATGACATCATTCCTAGCTACGATTTCCAACCCATTCGTCCCCTCGCCGCTTCTTCCCCTAATTACGATTCTGCCCCCAATTTAGCTGCTTCTGCTGCTTTCTCAACTAGGTCATGGAACTCCGATTCCAATGCTAACACTTCCCCTCCGCGCCCTCTCATCAAG AGTTACAGTTCTCTGGATACTATTGAACCTACAAAGGTTGCTGCGGTAGGAAAGGACCAAAAGGCTCTTGATGCAATAATTTTGTCTGAAATTGATCAAACCATGAAGAAACATATGGAAAATTTGCTTCatgttatggaaggtgttagtGCGCGGTTAACACAGCTAGAAAGCCGAACCCACCGACTTGAGAATTCTGTGGATGATTTCAAGGTATCTGTTGGAAACAATCATGGAAGCACTGATGGAAAACTAAGGCAATTGGAGAATATTCTGCGAGag GTGCAATCAGGGGTGCAGACCGTCAAGGATAAGCAAGATATATTGGAAGCTCAGCTGCAGCTGGCAAAGCTGCAAGTGTCAAAGACGGATCAGCAGTCAGAAACACAAACTAGTGTAGTTACAAATCCCATTCAGCAAGGTGCATCTGCACCCCAGCAATCTCAGCCACAGTTTCCTCCTCACGCTAATCTCCCACAATCAATTCCTGCAGTCCCTTCCCCAAATGCGCCTCCTCAACCTCCCCCTCAACAGGGATTGCCACCTCCAATTCAACTTGCAAATCAATTCCCACAGAACCAAATCCCAGCTGTTCCTCAGAGAGACTCATACTTTACTCCACCACCACCTGTTCAACCTCAGGAGGCCCCAAATCAGCAGTACCAAGTGCCTCCAACTCAGCAGCCGCATCCTCAGCCGGGGGCACCCCCACATCAACAGTATCAACAGAGCCCTCATCCCCAGTTCTCACAGCCAGCACCTCATATACCTCAACAGCAGCCAGCACCTCATTTACCTCAACAGCCGCCAGCAATTACGCCCGTAAATCTGCCGCAAATTCAATCTTCACTTGGCCAGCATGTTGAGGAAACACCTTATGTTCCTTCGCAAAACTATCCACCCACTCTGCACCAGCCAACATCTCAGCCACCTAGTGGGCCTCCGCCTACCCAACAGTACTATGGCGCACCAACCCATGCATATGAACCGCCATCAAGTAGACCTAATCCAGGTTATTCTTCTGGATATGGTACATTATCGGCTCCTGCTGAGCCGTACCGTTATGGTGGATCATCACAATATGGTGGCACACCTGCACTTAAGCCACAACAACTACCTACTGCTTCATCAGTGTCTCCAAGCAGTGGAAGTGGCTACCCACAGCTCCCGACTGCTCGTGTACTCCCTCAGGCTTTACCAACTGCATCTGTAGCAAGTGGGGGTTCAGGTTCTACCGGAGGTGGGAATAGGGTTCCCATTGACGATGTAGTTGACAAAGTTTCTAGTATGGGATTCCCTAGGGACCACGTAAGGGCAACGGTTCGGAAGCTGACAGAGAATGGACAATCAGTTGACCTGAATGCAGTTTTGGACAAGCTTATGAATGATGGTGAACTGCAGCAAAGAGGTTGGTTCAATCGGTAG
- the LOC127747755 gene encoding cellulose synthase A catalytic subunit 1 [UDP-forming]-like: MSLLLAMSVHFQFVVLVMNTSKRIYQCCLQCKTRYKGSPRVDDVDDVDDLANELSYGQGKAKARPQWDEDADISSSSRHEQPIPLLTHRHQISRETATPDT, from the exons ATGTCCTTGTTGCTTGCAATGAGTGTGCATTTCCAGTTTGTCGTCCTTGTTATGAATACGAGCAAAAGGATATACCAGTGTTGCCTCCAGTGCAAGACTAGATACAAAG GGAGTCCTCGAGTGGATGATGTGGATGATGTTGATGATTTGGCGAATGAGTTAAGTTATGGCCAAGGAAAGGCCAAGGCACGGCCGCAGTGGGATGAAGATGCTGACATCTCTTCCTCTTCAAGACATGAACAACCAATTCCACTTTTGACTCATCGACACCAA ATTTCTAGGGAGACTGCTACACCTGATACGTAA